A single window of Drosophila suzukii chromosome 3, CBGP_Dsuzu_IsoJpt1.0, whole genome shotgun sequence DNA harbors:
- the atms gene encoding RNA polymerase II-associated factor 1 homolog: MPPTINNSAVNSAAEKRPQRQTERKSEIICRVKYGNNLPDIPFDLKFLQYPFDSHRFVQYNPTSLERNFKYDVLTEHDLGVTVDLINRELYQADSMTLLDPADEKLLEEETLTPTDSVRSRQHSRTVSWLRKSEYISTEQTRFQPQNLENIEAKVGYNVKKSLREETLYLDRDAQIKAIEKTFSDTKSEITKHYSKPNVVPVEVLPIFPDFTNWKYPCAQVIFDSDPAPVGKNVPAQLEEMSQAMIRGVMDESGEQFVAYFLPTEQTLEKRRTDFVAGELYKEEEEYEYKIAREYNWNVKTKASKGYEENYFFVMRQDGIYYNELETRVRLNKRRVKVGQQPNNTKLVVKHRPLDGMEHRMQRYRERQLEVPGEEEEEVEEELEEEEEQIQVIGETEKTVEGASGGTQAADGGDSPAQVARDRKSRSRTRSRSGSSSGSGSGSGSRASSRSKSGSRSGSGSRSRSNSQAGSKKSGSRSRSGSRSRSRSKSGSRSRSRSRSKSASRSRSGSRSGSGSRSPSRSRSGSPTGSGSSSGSGSDE; encoded by the exons ATGCCGCCTACGATTAACAACTCGGCGGTTAACAGTGCCGCCGAAAAACGACCCCAGCGGCAAACAGAGCGCAA GTCGGAGATTATTTGCCGCGTTAAATATGGAAACAACCTGCCGGACATACCCTTCGACTTGAAGTTCCTGCAATATCCCTTTGACAGCCACCGCTTCGTGCAGTACAATCCCACGTCGCTGGAACGGAACTTCAAGTACGACGTGCTGACGGAGCACGATTTGGGAGTCACGGTGGACCTGATCAACCGGGAGCTCTATCAGGCCGACTCCATGACCCTGCTGGACCCCGCCGATGAAAAACTATTGGAGGAGGAGACCTTGACTCCCACGGACTCTGTGCGTTCCCGACAGCACTCCAGAACGGTGTCCTGGCTGCGCAAATCCGAGTACATCTCCACGGAGCAGACGCGCTTCCAGCCCCAGAACCTGGAGAACATCGAGGCGAAGGTGGGCTACAACGTCAAAAAGTCGCTCAGGGAAGAGACACTCTATCTGGACCGCGATGCCCAGATCAAGGCTATTGAGAAGACCTTTAGCGACACCAAGAGCGAAATCACAAAGCACTACTCCAAACCCAACGTGGTGCCAGTGGAGGTGCTGCCTATATTCCCCGACTTCACCAACTGGAAATACCCCTGCGCCCAGGTCATCTTCGACAGCGATCCGGCACCCGTGGGCAAGAATGTGCCCGCCCAGCTGGAGGAGATGTCGCAGGCCATGATTCGTGGTGTGATGGACGAGAGCGGCGAACAATTTGTCGCCTACTTCCTGCCTACGGAGCAGACGCTGGAGAAGCGTCGCACCGACTTTGTCGCCGGAGAGCTGTAtaaggaggaggaggagtacGAGTATAAGATTGCCCGAGAGTACAACTGGAACGTGAAGACCAAGGCTTCCAAGGGCTACGAGGAGAACTACTTCTTCGTGATGCGGCAGGACGGCATCTACTACAACGAGCTGGAGACGCGTGTGCGCCTCAACAAGCGTCGCGTGAAGGTCGGCCAACAACCCAACAATACCAAGCTG GTTGTCAAGCATCGTCCATTGGACGGCATGGAACATCGCATGCAGCGCTATCGCGAGCGCCAGCTAGAGGTTCCTGGCGAGGAAGAGGAGGAGGTTGAGGAGGAAttggaagaggaagaggagcAGATCCAGGTTATAGGCGAGACGGAGAAGACGGTCGAGGGTGCTTCCGGCGGTACACAGGCAGCAGATGGTGGGGACTCACCCGCCCAAGTAGCCCGCGATCGCAAGTCCCGTTCTCGAACTCGCAGTCGTAGCGGATCCAGTTCCGGATCAGGCTCAGGCTCCGGATCTCGGGCCAGCAGCCGCTCAAAGTCTGGGTCACGGTCGGGAAGCGGCTCCCGATCACGCTCCAATTCGCAGGCAGGATCCAAGAAATCCGGATCAAGATCAAGATCGGGCTCACGTTCCAGGTCCCGTTCAAAGTCCGGCTCGCGCTCTCGTTCTCGTTCTCGCTCCAAGTCCGCCTCTCGATCCCGTTCGGGATCCAGATCTGGGTCTGGATCACGATCGCCCAGTCGTTCGCGCAGTGGCTCACCCACTGGATCCGGATCCAGTTCTGGGAGCGGTTCGGATGAATAG
- the LOC108018803 gene encoding zinc finger protein ZFP2 isoform X1 yields MCFTSVLCPLCAVPSFGSIDALQQRLIKAANGPLACPFANCKELFLGLDKLTIHLFSHTSLMGEDAATSPVNAQPVPPLISVAAPKRRAKRAKGKPVLPPQPPAPQSPPANCDICEFSFRNTELRDMHIRLVHENAEGEQKQKEPQQEEPDQEPYKCHLCSKTFRMKGSLRIHLKVVHMMGVPCSNPSPVPTSTAVSLSPKLSICDRIRHKEAGAVGSANSTSTSSQPYALSGALSMLQQPPSSPDSGTATPKLWECDVCTKSFTTKYFLKKHKRLHTGEMPYTCEICARTFTFQQSYHKHLLYHSEVKPHVCVVCGRAFKELSTLHNHQRIHSGEKPFKCEVCGKCFRQRVSFLVHTRIHTGVMPYKCELCQKTFRYKVSQRTHRCPNEEGQTPEQLIKAFLEGDDSPTQPSPESAEIAAINNGLMPDPEQEALLSQSIDDIVVEQCQKLGICGVEPREEQGHFVCLQPVAVVQFTGNGTPLQQLQNLRLYSPQQTEVPSSDGEVFQRFLMDAT; encoded by the exons ATGTGTTTTACCTCGGTGCTGTGTCCGCTCTGCGCGGTGCCCAGTTTCGGGAGTATTGACGCACTGCAGCAGAGGCTGATCAAGGCGGCCAACGGCCCACTGGCCTGTCCCTTCGCCAACTGCAAGGAGCTCTTCCTGGGGCTGGACAAGCTCACCATCCACCTCTTTTCGCACACCAGTCTGATGGGCGAGGATGCAGCCACGAGCCCGGTTAATGCCCAACCCGTTCCTCCCCTGATTTCCGTGGCTGCTCCCAAAAGGAGGGCCAAGCGAGCGAAGGGCAAGCCCGTCCTTCCGCCCCAGCCACCCGCTCCCCAATCTCCTCCCGCCAATTGTGACATTTGCGAATTCAGTTTTCGGAATACCGAACTAAGAGACATGCACATCCGGTTGGTGCACGAAAATGCAGAAGGAGAACAGAAACAAAAGGAGCCACAACAGGAGGAGCCG GACCAAGAGCCCTACAAGTGCCACCTCTGCTCGAAGACGTTTCGCATGAAGGGCTCCCTTCGAATACACCTGAAAGTGGTGCACATGATGGGAGTGCCCTGCTCCAATCCCAGCCCCGTACCCACCTCCACTGCAGTTAGTCTTTCGCCCAAGCTCAGCATTTGCGATCGCATCCGGCACAAGGAGGCGGGAGCCGTGGGAAGCGCCAACTCAACGTCCACCAGCTCCCAGCCCTATGCTCTGAGTGGGGCACTCAGCATGCTCCAGCAGCCCCCCAGCTCGCCGGATTCGGGAACGGCCACGCCAAAGCTGTGGGAGTGCGATGTGTGCACCAAGTCCTTCACCACCAAGTACTTCCTGAAGAAGCACAAGCGGCTGCATACCGGGGAGATGCCGTACACGTGTGAGATCTGCGCCAGGACCTTCACCTTCCAGCAGTCGTACCACAAGCATTTGCTTTACCACAGCGAAGTGAAACCCCATGTCTGCGTGGTTTGTGGTCGAGCCTTCAAGGAGCTGTCCACGCTGCACAACCACCAGAGGATCCACAGCGGAGAGAAGCCCTTCAAGTGCGAGGTGTGCG GCAAGTGCTTTCGGCAGCGGGTGTCCTTCCTGGTTCATACGCGCATCCACACGGGGGTGATGCCGTACAAGTGCGAGCTCTGTCAGAAGACGTTCAGGTACAAGGTCAGCCAACGGACCCATCGGTGTCCCAACGAGGAGGGACAGACGCCGGAACAGCTGATCAAGGCCTTCCTGGAGGGCGACGACTCGCCCACGCAGCCTTCGCCGGAGAGCGCCGAAATAGCTGCCATCAACAACGGTTTGATGCCGGACCCGGAACAGGAGGCGTTGCTCTCGCAGTCCATTGACGACATTGTGGTGGAGCAATGCCAGAAACTGGGCATCTGTGGAGTGGAGCCGAGGGAGGAACAAGGCCATTTCGTATGCTTGCAGCCGGTCGCAGTTGTGCAATTCACCGGGAATGGCACGCCATTGCAACAGCTCCAGAACTTGAGACTCTACTCGCCGCAACAGACGGAGGTGCCCAGCTCCGATGGCGAAGTCTTCCAGCGCTTCCTAATGGACGCCACGTAG
- the LOC108018803 gene encoding zinc finger protein 595 isoform X2, with translation MCFTSVLCPLCAVPSFGSIDALQQRLIKAANGPLACPFANCKELFLGLDKLTIHLFSHTSLMGEDAATSPVNAQPVPPLISVAAPKRRAKRAKGKPVLPPQPPAPQSPPANCDICEFSFRNTELRDMHIRLVHENAEGEQKQKEPQQEEPDQEPYKCHLCSKTFRMKGSLRIHLKVVHMMGVPCSNPSPVPTSTAVSLSPKLSICDRIRHKEAGAVGSANSTSTSSQPYALSGALSMLQQPPSSPDSGTATPKLWECDVCTKSFTTKYFLKKHKRLHTGEMPYTCEICARTFTFQQSYHKHLLYHSEVKPHVCVVCGRAFKELSTLHNHQRIHSGEKPFKCEASAFGSGCPSWFIRASTRG, from the exons ATGTGTTTTACCTCGGTGCTGTGTCCGCTCTGCGCGGTGCCCAGTTTCGGGAGTATTGACGCACTGCAGCAGAGGCTGATCAAGGCGGCCAACGGCCCACTGGCCTGTCCCTTCGCCAACTGCAAGGAGCTCTTCCTGGGGCTGGACAAGCTCACCATCCACCTCTTTTCGCACACCAGTCTGATGGGCGAGGATGCAGCCACGAGCCCGGTTAATGCCCAACCCGTTCCTCCCCTGATTTCCGTGGCTGCTCCCAAAAGGAGGGCCAAGCGAGCGAAGGGCAAGCCCGTCCTTCCGCCCCAGCCACCCGCTCCCCAATCTCCTCCCGCCAATTGTGACATTTGCGAATTCAGTTTTCGGAATACCGAACTAAGAGACATGCACATCCGGTTGGTGCACGAAAATGCAGAAGGAGAACAGAAACAAAAGGAGCCACAACAGGAGGAGCCG GACCAAGAGCCCTACAAGTGCCACCTCTGCTCGAAGACGTTTCGCATGAAGGGCTCCCTTCGAATACACCTGAAAGTGGTGCACATGATGGGAGTGCCCTGCTCCAATCCCAGCCCCGTACCCACCTCCACTGCAGTTAGTCTTTCGCCCAAGCTCAGCATTTGCGATCGCATCCGGCACAAGGAGGCGGGAGCCGTGGGAAGCGCCAACTCAACGTCCACCAGCTCCCAGCCCTATGCTCTGAGTGGGGCACTCAGCATGCTCCAGCAGCCCCCCAGCTCGCCGGATTCGGGAACGGCCACGCCAAAGCTGTGGGAGTGCGATGTGTGCACCAAGTCCTTCACCACCAAGTACTTCCTGAAGAAGCACAAGCGGCTGCATACCGGGGAGATGCCGTACACGTGTGAGATCTGCGCCAGGACCTTCACCTTCCAGCAGTCGTACCACAAGCATTTGCTTTACCACAGCGAAGTGAAACCCCATGTCTGCGTGGTTTGTGGTCGAGCCTTCAAGGAGCTGTCCACGCTGCACAACCACCAGAGGATCCACAGCGGAGAGAAGCCCTTCAAGTGCGAG GCAAGTGCTTTCGGCAGCGGGTGTCCTTCCTGGTTCATACGCGCATCCACACGGGGGTGA
- the Ccdc39 gene encoding coiled-coil domain-containing protein 39 encodes MNRTDDMKGASLNDFKLEAMASMGWAVDSDIPMASAENLAILKELASLRALKLELQQHLNSLDEREKAVERHTRNIEGTIQQNITLYSSLKDDVIKEAHNVQLVILERNKIKEDLKKTQKELQEYTEYAEVTERKICQNKREIDELTSRIKSAKSTLVEWTEAMEDGNKGYQLIEKYYLDDQQKARELNTKRQLLQAEIDKRRKEVVLLYDEQMTLEKNLERTACLYRSAHAERRQMVETWKSAVNQMTQREHDIQRSEMECAELAQKAQQTAVTYKEQDSQLTDVIDNNRQVEIAIEALNEETSDMKNQIQILTDASLLKEREIDGLRRELENLSNRLHMQRMENRSQTKKRDEKIQEIENFSSVMEKVDGRMKSVQNKALNAEQRLHILEEMMEAEETALKNLDKEQEKVNEMLYRTQKQVTELEDEEKILKVQNDSLISNLGAIKRSQQQVNHELKRQTEIHYSLSFKCLEAERRYAEFKGLADDPEVEAANLARLNALEQEYEKLQRLIATTEAQNKKLNYNMNNLVVQYNADEKELETVRFKIKEAQVYCEGTVKRLRQNRYANSELIVDLNMVKMRCNDLEVGIGGCEKGTYDLEQHRLAFRRAMKDRTVELRSQEDVLLLKKKHLNEELSTLRADLGERKKQIEAVKARFELTAQLLGKNEDGSIMTSTQLKVESAQERQMLADEGDALNKKVLKAEKELVALENTLRQFDKSNDNYRKTFRSVDENSKDRERAELELKELEANYCRELEKLKVLRCKAQHYDQKHAAQRAEEDDLISKLEKAKASRAEHAAVLEKIERELDDQRLKLDRAQREIRTQMREIRARPFSEEYLAQFERDLNLQELEARNTKALNMLTDLASSDESGADIMGILVRKGIKLPMHLKRTCSRVSWNSSSSAKSSQDQDGGSYISVKGKSLQCEGMSARSSASDMSSLKDDSSSTTSRSGLSIISLELPMPKKK; translated from the exons ATGAACCGCACCGATGACATGAAGGGGGCCTCCCTCAATGACTTCAAGCTGGAAGCAATGGCCTCTATGGGCTGGGCGGTTGACTCGGACATTCCTATGGCAAGTGCCGAAAACCTGGCCATCCTAAAGGAGCTGGCTTCTTTAAGGGCTTTGAAACTGGAGCTTCAACAGCACTTGAATTCGCTAGACGAACGTGAAAAGGCTGTGGAACGACACACCCGTAACATTGAGGGCACTATTCAGCAGAATATA ACACTGTATAGCTCTCTGAAAGATGATGTTATCAAGGAGGCGCACAACGTTCAGCTCGTGATATTGGAGCGAAACAAGATCAAAGAGGATCTGAAGAAGACTCAAAAGGAGCTACAGGAATATACTGAGTACGCCGAGGTGACAGAAC GTAAGATCTGCCAGAACAAGCGGGAGATTGATGAGCTGACTTCCAGAATCAAGTCGGCCAAGTCGACTCTAGTGGAGTGGACGGAGGCCATGGAAGATGGTAACAAGGGCTACCAGTTGATCGAAAAGTACTATCTGGATGATCAGCAGAAGGCCCGGGAGCTGAACACGAAGCGACAGCTCTTACAGGCGGAAATAGACAAGCGGCGCAAGGAGGTGGTCCTCCTGTACGATGAGCAGATGACTCTGGAGAAGAATCTGGAGCGGACCGCGTGTCTTTATAGGTCTGCTCATGCGGAGCGCCGCCAGATGGTGGAGACGTGGAAGAGCGCAGTGAACCAGATGACGCAGCGCGAGCACGACATCCAACGCAGCGAAATGGAGTGCGCTGAGCTGGCCCAGAAGGCGCAGCAAACGGCGGTGACCTACAAGGAGCAGGACAGCCAGCTGACCGACGTGATCGACAACAACCGCCAGGTGGAGATCGCCATCGAGGCCTTGAACGAGGAGACCTCCGATATGAAGAACCAGATACAGATCCTGACCGATGCCTCGCTGCTGAAGGAGCGCGAGATCGATGGCCTGCGTCGGGAACTGGAGAATCTCTCGAACCGGTTGCACATGCAGCGCATGGAGAACCGCAGTCAAACGAAGAAGCGCGATGAAAAGATCCAGGAGATAGAAAACTTCTCCTCGGTGATGGAGAAGGTTGATGGCCGGATGAAGTCCGTACAGAATAAAGCACTCAATGCGGAGCAGCGACTTCATATTCTGGAGGAGATGATGGAGGCCGAGGAGACTGCTCTGAAAAACCTGGACAAGGAGCAGGAGAAAGTAAACGAGATGCTGTACCGCACACAGAAGCAGGTTACCGAGCTGGAGGACGAGGAGAAGATCCTGAAGGTGCAGAACGATTCCCTGATCTCCAACCTGGGGGCCATCAAGCGCAGCCAGCAGCAGGTCAATCACGAACTGAAGCGACAGACGGAGATCCACTACAGTCTGTCGTTCAAGTGCCTGGAGGCGGAGCGGCGGTACGCGGAGTTCAAGGGTCTGGCGGACGACCCCGAGGTGGAAGCTGCCAACTTAGCCCGTCTCAACGCCCTGGAGCAGGAGTACGAGAAGCTACAGCGCCTCATAGCCACCACTGAGGCCCAGAACAAGAAGCTGAACTACAACATGAACAACTTGGTGGTGCAATACAATGCCGACGAGAAGGAACTCGAAACGGTCAGGTTCAAGATCAAAGAGGCTCAAGTCTATTGCGAGGGCACTGTTAAGAGATTGCGACAGAATCGGTATGCGAACTCCGAGCTCATAGTGGACCTCAACATGGTCAAGATGCGCTGCAACGACCTCGAGGTGGGAATCGGGGGCTGCGAAAAGGGCACCTACGATCTGGAGCAGCACCGACTAGCCTTCCGGCGGGCCATGAAGGATCGCACCGTTGAGCTCCGCAGCCAGGAAGATGTGCTTCTCCTCAAAAAGAAGCACCTGAACGAGGAACTGAGCACCTTGCGAGCCGATCTTGGCGAGCGGAAGAAGCAAATAGAGGCGGTGAAGGCGAGGTTCGAGCTGACCGCCCAACTTCTGGGCAAGAACGAGGACGGTTCCATTATGACCAGCACCCAGCTGAAGGTGGAAAGCGCTCAAGAGCGCCAGATGCTGGCCGACGAGGGCGACGCCCTCAACAAGAAGGTGCTCAAGGCTGAGAAGGAATTGGTCGCCCTGGAGAACACGCTCCGCCAGTTCGACAAATCCAACGACAACTACCGCAAGACCTTCCGATCTGTGGACGAAAACTCGAAGG ATCGCGAGCGAGCCGAGCTTGAGCTGAAGGAGCTGGAGGCGAACTATTGTCGCGAGCTGGAGAAGCTGAAGGTGCTACGATGCAAGGCGCAGCACTACGACCAGAAGCACGCAGCCCAGCGGGCTGAGGAGGATGACCTGATTTCCAAGCTGGAAAAGGCCAAGGCAAGTCGGGCGGAGCATGCAGCAGTTCTAGAGAAGATCGAGCGCGAACTGGACGATCAGCGATTAAAGTTGGACAGGGCGCAGCGCGAGATCCGCACGCAGATGCGGGAGATCAGGGCTCGGCCTTTTAGTGAGGAGTACCTGGCGCAGTTTGAGCGGGATCTGAACCTCCAGGAGCTGGAGGCACGCAACACCAAGGCTCTGAACATGCTCACCGATCTGGCCAGCAGTGACGAGTCAGGCGCAGACATAATGGGAATCCTGGTGCGGAAGGGCATCAAGTTGCCAATGCACCTTAAACGAACATGCAGCCGTGTGTCCTGGAACAGCAGCTCCTCGGCCAAATCCTCACAGGATCAGGATGGCGGCTCCTACATCAGCGTCAAGGGCAAGTCCCTCCAGTGCGAAGGAATGAGTGCCCGGTCCTCGGCCTCCGACATGAGCTCCCTCAAGGACGACAGCTCCTCCACCACCTCCCGATCCGGCCTCAGCATCATATCCCTTGAGTTGCCCATGCCgaagaaaaaataa